The Arachis ipaensis cultivar K30076 chromosome B05, Araip1.1, whole genome shotgun sequence nucleotide sequence CATGTGAATAATCAACTTTTATGTTGTGGAAGTCTTAATCCAAATCTAAGAGTATTTCCAATAAAATANNNNNNNNNNNNNNNNNNNNNNNNNNNNNNNNNNNNNNNNNNNNNNNNNNNNNNNNNNNNNNNNNNNNNNNNNNNNNNNNNNNNNNNNattttaataaaaaattaataaaattatttataatatataatcttacatatatttatatgtcATCTTGTAAgactcaaaataaaaataaaattaaaactaatattaaaAATACTGTAACAATTCAATCAGTTAATAAGTTGCTATAGTATTCATTCATTAAACGATGACTTTCAACCATATTTAGGTATAAGCATTTACTTTTTATAATTGactaattaatatattaaaaatacgTTCTCACATGtttaattttttaactatttaatttgacacaaaaataaataatgaGATTCATCACTTTTTTATCCCTCACTTTTTAGACACATTAGACATAAATTTTACAAGTACCATAGAATTTTCTAGATTAAATTTGTATGCCCTACTAATCTTAGATTATCATCGTTAAGTAAGATTAGTCCTTCCAATTTTCTTTAGTAAGGTGCATTCCTTGATTATCATACATgacaatatattaaaataaaaactaaccaTTCAATTACAATAATATCTATCAACAATGACAGATCTATTACACATAATTTCAAGTTTGTAAAtggtaaataaaagtagagtGCACTGTTACTATATACAATAAACGAACCTATAATACATTGAACTAAAGTTCTGAACTTTTCATCCAAAGGAACAAAGAAAATGAAAGCATCAAAGAAAGAAAATTGAAGAACAATGTTATAGTTATATATTTAGCTAGCTCATTAATTAGTATGCCCTAGCTTTTATGATGTCCATGCTCATTTCACTAGGATCTGTTACTTGCAACTCAACCTGAATACCATCAAGTTCTCTCTTGAACCTGTCTTTGGAGCTCGCATACACCATTTTTTGTCTCACCTTTGCTGAATCTGGAGACCTACACATTAGTTTAGAAACATAAAACAAAGTTAAAGACATCACCCTCACATTTCCATTTCTAGCTATATGTATATGCTCTTTCCTAGAGTTCTATCTTGTACCAAATATTTTCTTATTTGGGTTGTTTGCCATGTATAAATCAAACTTATTGATACTATAATTAAATTGAATGCAATTCTAGGTGAAATTCTTGTGTTTCGAATAAGGTGACGTAcaattatttttatgtgaagttgttagttaaaaatcgttaaatgatttgacatcGTCGACTAAATTGTATCTAAGAATTTTCAACTAGCAACTTCACATGAAAATAACTGCATGTAAATTTCTACGAAAATGTTTGATAGCCAaagaaaatcaaccaaaaacagccataacttgtcttatttagcattcattaattgttgcgacaattaataaatactaaataaggcaaattctgtctgttttttttttttgtctccctagcaCTACCCAAATTTCTACCTTTAAATAATCATCAAACtattaatgtttattattttatccttcaataaatAATATTCATTTTGGNNNNNNNNNNNNNNNNNNNNNNNNNNNNNNNNNNNNNNNNNNNNNNNNNNNNNNNNNNNNNNNNNNNNNNNNNNNNNNNNNNNNNNNNNNNNNNNNNNNNNNNNNNNNNNNNNNNNNNNNNNNNNNNNNNNNNNNNNNTcgtataatatataaattaaaatatgaaatttatattaaaaatatattaaacaacatatatttatatataaatatattatggtTAATTTGATAGAtaatttttttgtgtgttttcaAATTATTTCTGTTCTTTATatatgaattaatgatatttaaaGAATATACCCTAATTTAAACCATTGATCTTAGATTTGAACTTATGACTTATGAGTCCCATGGTACAAGATCATGACTAAGATTGTAGTGATTATACCTTGAATTCGAGTATGATGGTCATTTATTTAGTGGCAAGTTTTTGTTACCTTGTGATATAAGTAATAGTTTGTGGAACTATAATTAATTACCAGGCAATGAAGAAAATCTTGCTTCTTTGGCAATTCTCATGAGTGGtgaaatcaaaatcaaagacAGCATAACGACACTCATTTGGAGGCAGAGCCTTCGTGAAATCATCGTAAGTATTTTGTGGGCCTCCAATGGAGTCCACCACCACTGCTTGATCCACAATCTTGAATACAATGAAACGGGAATTCCTCTTTGCTTTCAACTCCAAGAATTTCAATTTACATTCATCGCTAACTGCCATTCCTGACGCCGCGTTCGCCTACACGTCATTTCATGAAACAAAATTAAGTCTACATAGTTATGCAATCACAATCATTTTTTGGATGATTATTCACCCGAACGTGGCGTTATGTGATTGTGTACAGGTGTAAAATGGGTTTTACACTCACAATatgtcaaaattaaatttttaaaaaataactcgTTCTTCAAATTTGTTCGTGAAGGATTTTGCTtatcaaattagtccttcaaaAATTATAAACTAACATCTTTTAGTTACTTCATTGATTAATGATAAAGAATATTAACAGACAACATACATAACATCTAACGTCCAATTAGACATGTTAGAACGACACAAATAATTAATTTGTAATACTTAaagaactaatttgattaataaaattttttaggaacaaatttaaaaaataattcatcCTTTAGGTTTAATTTGACCATTaacactattattattattatattgcaCATTCTTTTAAATGCATGAGCTTGAGAATACAATGAAGAGCTATATTGATTAAGATAGAGGGAGATAGAAACATTGAAAAAATCGTACCATGTTGCTGCCGATGCTAAAAAAAAGTCCTAAGAGAAAtgagaaagaaaggaagaaagaacagATAGAGAGAGAGGGTAAGAGattcttaatttcttattttggttGGAAAAAGGATTATATGAAAGCAGAGAGATAAAAACTGAGGGGGCAAGAGAATTTCGAGGGAGGAAACAAGGGTCAAAATATAGCTAAACTACCATGAATTATCACATCCACAAATGAACAAGGTACTATATTTCTATCCATCAATTATTTCCATTGCATGCGCTTCGCAAAttgcttgaaaaaaaaaatagaaagaaaagaaaagcagaaAATACATACATGTTAAAAACG carries:
- the LOC107644847 gene encoding actin-depolymerizing factor 12, which codes for MANAASGMAVSDECKLKFLELKAKRNSRFIVFKIVDQAVVVDSIGGPQNTYDDFTKALPPNECRYAVFDFDFTTHENCQRSKIFFIAWSPDSAKVRQKMVYASSKDRFKRELDGIQVELQVTDPSEMSMDIIKARAY